Below is a window of Polyangiaceae bacterium DNA.
AGCTCGGCAAGAAGCTGTCGGCCGAGGACGTGGCGTCGATCGTGACGTTCCTGGAGGCGCTCACCGGAGAGGTCCCGGAGGACTACATCAGGCCGCCGGAGCTGCCCAAGAGCACCGCGCGCACGCCCAAGCCCGACCCGAGCTGAACCCGCACGGGCGAGCGGATTCGAACCGCTCCTCGTTCCGGACGTCAGGGGGTGGCGCCGCAACCGCTCGCCCGTCACTGATACTGGAACGTCGCGTCGTACGAGGGTGCGGTCCAGGCTCCGTTCACCAGCGCTCGAACGCGCCAGCGATAGGTGGTCTGGTGAAGCTGGGGGTAGAACGTGCGCGAGGGGCCGGTGGTCGTGTACTTCACGTAGGGTGCCCAGCTGCCGGACTTCGAGGTCTCGATCGTGAACTCGTAGCTCGAGGCGCTCGTCACGGCAGCGCAGCTCAGGGTCACCGACGGGCTCGAGTGCGTCGTGCCGTTGGGTGACAGGGTGCCGAAGTCGCCGCCGCCGGTGGGCGGCGGTGGAGGCGGCGGCTGCTCCGGCGTCCCGGACGGGGGCGCCGTGATCGACTTGCCGAATTCGAACACGGAGTAACCCGACCAGGCGCCCCAGCCGTGGACATTCTGGGCGCGGGCGCGGAAGCGATAGAAGCGGTTCTCGAGCTGCGGCGTCACCTTCTGGAAGCCGTCCACTCGGGTCCACGTGTAGTACGGCTTGAACGCCGCTCCGTCCCAGCTCTCGAGCGCGAGCTGATACTGCGTCGCATGTGGGACGAGCCCCGTCATCAGCTTGACGTAGTCGAGCGAGACCCGTGAGCCGTCAGCGGGGTAGAGCCCGGTCGGAGCTGGCGGCGGCTGCGACGGCGCAGGCGGCAGGCTGCGATCGACCACGGTGGGCTCGGTCACCACCTGCATCGTGTCCTTGTCGACGCCCACGCTGCAGAGCACCTCTTCGGCCCACTGCTTGGCGACGGGCTCGGTCCAGCCCCCGAAGCTCTCCGTCGACCAGTGCGAGAGCTCCTTCTTGAGGTTGTAGTGGGCGTACCAGAGCGGGAGCGTCGCGAACTGGGTCGTGTCCGCCATCTCACCGGTCCAGAAGCCGCGTCCGGTGTAGATGCCGCACTCGGCGCCTGCCTCGGCCAGACACGCGTCCGCCGCAGCCTTCACCCGGATCGCGAGCTCCGTCGCGCCGAGCCCACCCGGATCCTGCTCCACGTCGAGCCACATGCGGCCGATGGGGAAGCCCGCCGTGCGCTTGAACGCCTCCTTCACCTGCCCGGCGATGTCGTCGGTCCAGTAGAGGTAGACGTAGGCGTCTACGGTCATGCCACGGCTGACGGCCATCGCGAGCTGCTGGCGCGTGACCTCCTCGACCTGGGTCCCGGAGACGACGTGACGCACCCCCGAGTCCCAGAAGCAGTCCATCTCGGCCTGCGCCATCGGACCTTCCCAGTGCGAGATGTCCACGCCGAAGACGGCATCGTGGGCGGGATCCCCGTAGAAGGGCGGCGATGCCTTGATGGGCTCGACGACCTCGCCGCCCTCGAGTGGGGGATCGAGGGCGCCGCTCGCGGGCGCACCACAGGACGAGAGGGCGAGCAGACCGGCGCAGGAGAGCGCCTCGACGACGCGGAGCTTCATCTGAGAGGGCTCCCTCGAGTCAGCGGGTCAACCGGCGGCGAGCGACCAGCGCGGCCGCGGCGGCGAGAGCGACGGCTCCCATGCCGAGAGACACGTCGGCCGGCAGGCTGCTCACGCTGCAGCCGCCGCCCTGGTTGCAGGCGGGGTTGTCCACGCACTCGGGCCAGGGGGTTTCCGCGAAAGCGCTCGCGCTGCCGAGTCCGAGGGTCACCAGGGTCGCCGCGAAGACCAGAGATTTCTGCGTCATTTGCCGAACCTCCACGGTCTTCATCCTGCCTTTCGGGGGCCCCTCCGATCAGTGACCGCTCCGGCCAATCCGATGGACGAATCGGCCAATCGGGCGCGAGGTCGCCAGGCGCTCGGCGTCGGGCTCATGCGATCTCTTCGCCGAAGCTCAGCGCCGATGTTTGGCGAAGAAATCGAAGAGCTCTCTGGTGGCGTCGAAATCACGGCAGACGCCGCCGATGACGCCGCGGGGTAGATACTGAGCTCCCCCGGGCCAGGTGTGGCCCCCACCCTCGACTCGATAGAGCACCACCGCACTGCCCTCGCTGCAGCCTTCGTGAGCCTCGACGTGGACGCGAGCCCCGTCGTCCGGATCGGCGTCGGGGAGCGTGCGGACCACCGCCGGGAGGGTGCAGCCGTTGACCTTTCGCCACCACTTCACGGTGTCGTCGGTGGACAGCACCTCTCCACGATCGCGCCCCAAGACCCTGACCTGACCGCCGCCGTAGGGCACCAGCGGATCGTCCGTGCCGTTGACGATCATCACGGACACCGGGCGCTCCGGCTTCTCGCGCTCGTGCGCCTTCTGCAGGCTCGCCGTCACCGGGCCCACCGCAGCGATGCGGTCGGCCAGATCGATGGCGAGCCGATACGACATGAACCCGCCGTTGGAGATGCCCATCGCGTACACGCGGGCTCGGTCGACGCCTTGCTCGGCGTCCACGCGTTCTATGAGCTTGGAGAGAAAGTCCACGTCGTCCACGCCGGCGCGAAGCCGGTCGGCACGCGCTAGCGGAGGGCGCCCATCGTTCCATCCCTTCTCGACGCCCTCGGGAAAGACCACGAGCCACCCCCGCGCGTCGGCCTCTCGCACGACCTGGCCATTGGTGGACCAGTCGAACTTCTCGCCCGTGCCGCCCCCACCATGCAGCGCGATCACGAGAGGCGCAGGCCTGTTGCGAGCGTGGCCCTTGGGCACGTGCAGGTGATAGACGCGATTCAACCCGTTGTGCTCGAACGCATGGGTCGAGAGCGCCGGCGCGGCGCGCCGGCAGCCCGTGCCCGAAGCACAGCCGAGTGCCAGCAAGAGTGCCAGCCATCGCAGGGAGCGCGAGCCCGGGCTTGCCAGCGATGTCACGAGCTCAGGTTAGCCGGGCCCGCGCCAGCAGGCACTCGACTCCCCAACAGGGTGCGCGGTCTCGCAGGCAGGCCAGCCCCCGCGTGGTTCTCTGCGCCCCGCAGGGCCAGTGAGCTACCCGCGCTTCTTCGCCTTGGCCCCTGTGCGCTTCGCCGGCGCCTTGGCGGGCTTGCGTGGCTCCGCCGCGGGCGCTTTGCCCTTGCCCAGGAACGCGAACGCCTCGCGTACCTGCCCGTCCGTCATCGAGTGGCCGACCTTGGCCCGGCCCACCACCAGGCTCTTCCAGCCCATGGCCTTGAGCGCGCGGCCGAGCCGTGCGGGATCTTTGCGCGCGCGGTCCTTGTGGCCGTAGCCGACGTAGATGGGCGGCTTGGGCTGGGTGCCCTTCGCCCAGCGCTCGACGCCCTTTGGCGCGCCTCCGCCGGCGAAGATGCCGTAGCCCGCGACGGACAGACGACCACGCAGTGCCAGCGACGCCGCGTAGTAGGCGCCTGCCGAGAAGCCCCACACGTAGACTCGCGCGAACGGGCGCCCGTTGCGCTTCTCGAGTTCCTGCTGCGCGGCCTTCCACTCCGCCAGGACCTCCGCTTCGAGCTCCTTCTGACCCTCGGCGGACGACGGCCAGTTCCAGTGGTCCGCGTACTTCTTCGAGCCGGCCCCGAGCCGGCCCCGCGGAGTGATCACCTCGAAGCCGTGCGCCTTCGCCGCCCGCGCCAGGCCGCGCTGCCCGTTCCACTGCCAGGTGGTGCCGAGCTTGGTCAGCCCGTGCAGGAAGATCACCAGCGTGTCCGGCGCGCGTTCGGGCGGCGCTGGCGAGTAGTGGCAGACCGTCGGCGTGAGCGCCTCGATGCCCTCGCCCTGGAAGCACCACGGTTGGTCCGGCGCGCTCGCGTCGGCCGGGCCCTGCTCGGGGTCGATGAGCTCGTCGGGCGAGGGGTCGCTCTCCTCCGAGTCCGCCCGCGGAGCGGCGGCCTGACCCTGCGCCGAGGCTGCCAGGCCCAGCGCGCAGAGCAGGAGCGGGGCCGTTAGCCAAGGGCGCATCGAGACCGTGCGGTCTCTAACATGTGCCGGCGGAAGGCGCTCATTTCGGGCGGATTTCCTGGTGAAGAGGCGAGCTCACCGGCCGAGCCGATACCCGAGCGCCAGCGTGCCGCCGTAGGGCACCGCCCCCGACAGGCGGTGCGTCGCGCCGACGTTGGCGAACACCTGAAGCGACACCGAGAGTCGGCCCGGAGTGAAGCTCGCCCAGGCGAAGGGTGTCGTCACGAACCCGAAGACCGTCGGCTCCTCCGCGTCTGCCGTGCAATTCGGGTCGCAGGCGGCGAGCTCCGTCGCGCTCTGAAATACCGGGTACCCTTGGAGCAGCGCTCCTGCCGCCACCGAGAGCATGGGACCCACCCGGACGCCGGGGGATAGTCCGCCTCGGAGCTGGAAGTAGTCGAGGCGCTTCGACCCCTCGCCCTCGAGCGCGAAAGGATCGCCGTTGACCGATTCGCTGGCGCGCTCGTGGTAGGGCAGCATCCAGAGCGACAGCTCGGTGATGCCGACCAGGAAGAACACCTCGTCTTCCGTGAACACGCCGCGCACGCTCAAGGCCGTCCCCCAGTAGAGGGAGTCGTCCAAGCGATCCGACGGCGTGTCGCTGGCGAGGCGCTTCCCCGAGCCGGTGTGCGCGAACATCAATGCCCCGCCGAGCTCCAGCCCCGGCGTCACCCCGTGGTGGTAGCCCGCGTGGAACATCGCGCGAGAGACGACGTTGGCGGGCGCGTCATCGTCGATGCTCTGGTCGAGGGCCTCGACGCGCGCCGTGGTGGCGCCGAGCTGAAGGGTCCCCGAGCCCTTGCTCGCGATGGGACCCACCGCTCGGGGCCCGTCGGGTGGTGGGGACGCGCCGACGCGTTCGTAGCGGCGCCGGATCTGGTCGCCCTGCCCGCCGCAGGCCAGGAGCGCTGCCAGGAGCAACGCGAGCGTGGTGAGTCCGCGTCCTGCCAATCGCCGTTCCTCAGTCTGGAGCGATGCCAGGACCGAGCGAGTCCAGGCGAACCCGGATGATCGTCACCGCGTCGTCGAGGAACTGCGCGTGCGCGAAGACCTCGTCGCAGTTGACGCCCAGCACGCCCGAGAGCCGGAAGCCGGTCGAGAGGGGCGGCGCGTCGTAGATCCACGAGACGCCGTCGCTGAGGCGAACGACCATCAGATCCTGCGAGGCGGCCGCCCCGGCGCCGGCGTTCTCCCAGTAGACCCGGGCAGCGTAGCCGCACCCGACCACGAACCAGTCGAGGCCGATCTGACCCGGATCCGAGCGCAGGCGCTTGGCGGTCTGCTTCACCGCCTCCGGATCGGTGGTGAACGGAGCGGTCATCACCGAGCGGGTGGGATACTCCGAGTCGTCCGGCGCCTTGGCCTCGCCGTGGGTCCACACCATGTGGGCGCCGTCCGTCCCGAAGTTGCCCGCGCCTTGCGTGTAGTCGCCCAGGTAGCGCACGAGCGAGCGCCCGCCCGCCGATTGGGTCCACGACATGATCCCGTGATACTTCAGGTTGCCGACCTCCCAGAACAGCGAGTCACCGGCGCCGCGCGGGCCGTAGGCCGAATAGCCCTCGGGATCCATGCTCGGCGTTTGCACCGTGAGCTCGGCGGCGGAGCCCCACGGGCGCCCAAAGAGGCCGGCTCGCCATCGTACGAGCCAGCCAGCGGTTACTCGCCAGGTTGTGTGGAGCGAACCAACGGGCAATGTGAGAACTGTATCCACTGGACTCCCAACCTTACCTGCGATGACGCCTTCGGTCTGATTGGGACCTGGATCGACATACGGACCGACCCAGTAGGCATAGCGCCCATCGGTGAAGGCTTCGGTCATTAGTCCACAAGCCAGAGAGTCCTCATAGAACGCACTGAGGACAGGACCATCCGCTTCGGCGATCAGGCGGTAGCGAGTCTTACTCGTCGGGTCGTCGTTGAGACCGTTACGGCCAAACATCAGGTACGACTTGCCCGCGTCGGAGTCGAACCAGAACCGGTTGCCCACCGGCATCGCGCCCATGAGCTTGCTCCAGGGCGTGCGCATGCGCCGACAGGACGGGTTGCTCGGCGCAGGAGCAGGGCAGGGCTCCCACTCCACCGGCTCGGGCATCTTGCCCTTCGCTCCGGGGTAGTAGACCGCGCACTCGCAGTAGCCGGGGAACCGTTCCCAGTCCGGTGGTGCCTCCGGCGGCGCCGGTCCCGGGCACCCGCCGGAGCCAGCGTCGCCACCGGCTCCACCGCCGCCAGAGCCCGAGCCGCCCCCCGCGGTCGAGCCCCCGCCGCCCCACACCAGTCCGCCCGAGCCACCTGCCGGCGAGCCGCTGTCGCCGCCGGTCGCGCCGGTGCTCTCTCCCGGGTCGTCCTCGCCGCCGCACCCGTGAGCGGAGGCAGCGGCAAGTCCGACCAGCACCGCCAAGGCGCAGACAGAGCGCTTGCGACTCACCAGCACTGCGCGACCTTGTCGAGCCAGCCGGTCTTCAGCAGGGGCAGCGACTCGAGCCGCTCGACGTCGAGCTTCTTGCTCCCCTTGCGCGTGATCAGCCAGTAGCCGTCCATGTCCACCACCGGCGGGTGGGCGAGCGCCTGCGCGCGCTGGACGAAGCCGGTGGCGCTCAGGCCGCCCGCCGTCTCGAAACGGAGGATGGCGTGGTGGTTCTGCTTGGTGCCCGACGCGAAGACCAGGAGCGTCCCGTCCCGGTCGGCGCGCAGATAGTGTGCCTCGTAAGCCCCGGTCCGCGGCCACTGTCCCCGCACGACCACCTTTCCGCTCTCCGGCTCGATCGACGTCAACCTCGCGGCCGTTCCCTTCGCCGCGCCCACCTCGTCCAGCACCCAGAGCAGCTTGTCGTGGTGGTTGTACGTGGCCGCCAAGACCTTGCCGAGCAGATGGATGCCAGTCGGAACCGGTTGCCAGACTGCTCCCGTGCCGAGCGGTCGCCACACGATCTCAGCTGCTGGACCCCCGCTCGATGGCGTACCGCCCACCAGGAAGAGCCGAGCGAGCGAGCGGCTGTAGACTGGTACGAACCCGGTTCGGATCGCTGCGGAGCTCAGCGACTGGGCCGCCGCCGGAGCGACGTCGCTCGGGCCCGGCGATCGCGCGAGGTCGGCGCGACCCAGCAGCTTCCCGCCCGACGAGAAGACCTCCTCGATGAGCTCGCCATCGGGGGCGACGCCGACCGCCAGCGGCGACACGAGCCCCTTGCCGAAATAGGCCGAGGCCTCTGCCTCATCGACCCAGATCAAGTCCTGCGACACGCTCTGCTCGAGCGCGGTCCCGAGGCTGGTCCTCAGCGGCGCGAGCGCCCCGGTGCGGGACGCCACGCCGAGCCGGCCGTCCCCGTTCTTCACGACGACCCGCGAGACTGGTGACGGCAGCTCCGCCATCGCTTCGACCGTGCAGTGCGGGCAGTCCTCCTGAACGGCCTCGAGCGCGCTGCCGCACCAGTAGCACTCGCGGTCGATGAAGATCTCTTGGACGCCGATGGCCTGGTAGAAGACGTACTTGGTGAACGGCGCGAGCGGCTCGTAGTGGTTCGAGAGGCTGTCCGCGGGGCCCGTCGCCGGCGGCGCCAGGTTGTGGACGCCGGTGTTCGCCGAGAGGTCGGTCGTGCCGACTGGCGTGGCCGCGTGGACCCAGAATCGACCGGAGAACCCGAAGAACAGGTCCGCGCTCTGCTGCGCCCCGAAGACGTCGGGGACCCACCCGCCCCAGCTGGTGCTGCGCCAGTACGCGAAGTCGAAGGGGTACAGCCATTTGCGCGAGAACTCGTTGGTGTCGGCGTACGTCCGCGGCGCGTCGGCAACGCCGATGCCCACGTTCTGAATCGCGACGCGATGCCACCAAGACGAGGTGTCCTCGGCTTCCCGCGTCGCCGCGATAGTCAACCAAGCGTCGTCGATTGCCGGGTCCTTGAGACAGTCGATTCCGTGGGCAGCACTGCTGACGCAGTACCGATACTCCGTCCCCAAGACCAA
It encodes the following:
- a CDS encoding esterase — protein: MTSLASPGSRSLRWLALLLALGCASGTGCRRAAPALSTHAFEHNGLNRVYHLHVPKGHARNRPAPLVIALHGGGGTGEKFDWSTNGQVVREADARGWLVVFPEGVEKGWNDGRPPLARADRLRAGVDDVDFLSKLIERVDAEQGVDRARVYAMGISNGGFMSYRLAIDLADRIAAVGPVTASLQKAHEREKPERPVSVMIVNGTDDPLVPYGGGQVRVLGRDRGEVLSTDDTVKWWRKVNGCTLPAVVRTLPDADPDDGARVHVEAHEGCSEGSAVVLYRVEGGGHTWPGGAQYLPRGVIGGVCRDFDATRELFDFFAKHRR
- a CDS encoding alpha/beta fold hydrolase; translation: MRPWLTAPLLLCALGLAASAQGQAAAPRADSEESDPSPDELIDPEQGPADASAPDQPWCFQGEGIEALTPTVCHYSPAPPERAPDTLVIFLHGLTKLGTTWQWNGQRGLARAAKAHGFEVITPRGRLGAGSKKYADHWNWPSSAEGQKELEAEVLAEWKAAQQELEKRNGRPFARVYVWGFSAGAYYAASLALRGRLSVAGYGIFAGGGAPKGVERWAKGTQPKPPIYVGYGHKDRARKDPARLGRALKAMGWKSLVVGRAKVGHSMTDGQVREAFAFLGKGKAPAAEPRKPAKAPAKRTGAKAKKRG